The following is a genomic window from Verrucosispora sp. WMMD573.
GAGTGGGCCGGGTTGTCGGTGACCATGCCGGGCAAGGAGGCGGCGCTCGCGGTGGCCGCCGAGGTGTCGCCGGTCGCCGCCGCCGTGGGTGCGGCCAACACGTTGGTACGCCGAACCGACGGCTCCTGGTACGCCGACAACACCGACGTCAGCGGCATGGTCGAGGTGCTGACCGAGGCGGGCGTACGCCCGGGTGCCACCGTCACCGTGCTCGGCGCGGGCGGCACCGCCCGGGCGGCCCTCGCGGCGGCGGCCCGGCTGCACGCGGCAGCAGTCACCGTGATCGCCCGCCGTCCGGCGGCGGTTGCCGAACTGGAACCGGTCGCGGCGGCGCTCGGCGTGACGATGATCGGCGCACCATGGCCGGTCGGGGCGTGGTCCGAGGCGTCGGGGCTGGCCGAAGTCGATGTGCTGATCTCTACCGTGCCGCAGGGGGCCGCCGACGAGCTGGCCGGCCGGGTGCCCTGGCGAGCCGGCACGGTCGTCTTCGATGCAATCTACGACCCGTGGCCGACCCCGCTGGCCGCCGCCGCCGAAGCTGCCGGCTGCCGGATCGTCTCCGGCCTCGACCTGCTGCTTGCCCAGGCGATCGGCCAGTTCGAGCAGTTCACCAACACACCCGCCCCCCGCCCGGCAATGGCCGCCGCCCTCACCGCCGCCCGGTCCGGTACCTGATCTCCCGCCGCCCGGTCGGGTACCTGATCTCCCGCCGCCCGGTCGGGTACCTGATCTCCCGCCGCCCGGTCGGGTACCTGATCTCCCGCCGCCCGGCGGCTCCATTCCGGCCTCGCTCAAGGTGACGGTACCCAACGCGGCGAGGCGGGCCGAGACCCTCGCCGCCCGCGAGCCGCCGCCCGCGAGCCGCCGCCCGCGAGCCGCCGCCCGCTCGCCGGCCACCGGTCGCCGCTCGCCCGCCGGCACCGCCCCGCGGTCCGCCTGCCCCGCCGTCCCCGCGGTCCGCCCGCTGGCACCGTCTGCCCCTCGTTCTCGCCCACTCGCCGCTCTGGGCGGGGCGATCCGCCGAGATCTTGGACATTTTCCGTTAACGAGGAACGGAAGATGTCCAAGATCTCATGTTCTGCGCTGCTTAATCGTGGTGGTCGGGGTGGCTAGGGGGTTGGCGGCGGGGCCAGGCTATGAAGCGGGTGAAGAGGGTGGCGGGGGCGGGGTGGGGGTGAGGGCGGGGTGGGGAGGCGTGGGGAGGCGTAGGGGTGTCTTAGGCGAGTTTTAAGACGCGCTTAGGTCCTGCCGTCATTCGCACGCTCCGTTGTGTACGCGGATACGCTGCTCAGCGTTATCGTCGAAGACACGAGGAGTATCCGTGACCAGTCGCGGACTGCACCGCATGATCCCGCGCCGTGGCGGCCGGCGTAAGGCCGTGATGCTCGGCGTCATCGGCACCACTGTGGTGGTGGGGATCGGCGCGACCATGGTGCCGCTGCTCGCCGATGACGGCCTGTCGATCGCGGTGGTGGCCGACACCACTGCCACGGCGGTGCCGCAGGACGGTGACAACAGCGTCAAGACGACGCTCGCGACGTGCCCCGCGCCCTGCGACGGCAACCCTCGTGGCTCCCGTGAGGCGGTGCTCACCTTCCTGGTCGCGAAGCTGCCGGCGAACGCGGTCAACGTACGGGCCACGCTGCGGGTACACGCCTGGCAGAAGCTCCAGGCGACGGTGACCGCGCACGAGTCCCGACTCGACGCCCGGGCGGCGCGTCCGATGCCGACGCCGCTGGGCGCGGCGCTGGACACGGTCGCCGGCGTCGCCAAGGGTTTCAACGAGTGGGACGTCTCGGGCCTGGTCAACGGTAACGGCATCTGGACCCTGTCGCTGGCGCAGACCGGGTTGGACACCCGCATCTACTGGGCCTCGGGCGAGAACAGCAACCCGGATCTGCGCCCGCGCCTGGCGATCAGCTATGACGGGGTGGGTATCCGGCCGCCATCGGCCTCACCCAGCGTCGTGCCGACGCCGTCGGCCACCGCCAGCCGTCCCCCGGCCTCACCGACCGCCTCACCCAGCGTGGGCCCGTCGCCCGCCCGACCCAGCCCCACCACCACGCCCCCGCCATCCGAGCCGGGCAAGTGCGGAACGGTCTCGGCGAAGCTGGTGCCCGGCTGCGGTGCCTGGTGGGGGATGTACTCGCCGACGAACGCCGCCGCCGGATGGGATCACGGCAAGGCCGTCAGCGACGTGGAGAAGCAGGTCGGGCGGAAGTTCGACATCGTCCACCGCTACCACGACTTCTCGAACACCGGTAGCAACGGCGCCTTCCCCGACGAGTTCCAGCAGCAGCAGATGCGCGAAGGCCGGCTCATGTTCTTCGCCTGGGAGAGCCGGGTCTTCTCCTCGGGTACGGTGCTGACCTGGAAGGACGTCTACAGCGGACGGTACGACGCGACGATCGACGCGGTCGCCGGGCGGATCCGGGCCATCGGCCAGCCGGTCTTCATCGGGTTCGACCACGAGCCGG
Proteins encoded in this region:
- a CDS encoding glycosyl hydrolase is translated as MTSRGLHRMIPRRGGRRKAVMLGVIGTTVVVGIGATMVPLLADDGLSIAVVADTTATAVPQDGDNSVKTTLATCPAPCDGNPRGSREAVLTFLVAKLPANAVNVRATLRVHAWQKLQATVTAHESRLDARAARPMPTPLGAALDTVAGVAKGFNEWDVSGLVNGNGIWTLSLAQTGLDTRIYWASGENSNPDLRPRLAISYDGVGIRPPSASPSVVPTPSATASRPPASPTASPSVGPSPARPSPTTTPPPSEPGKCGTVSAKLVPGCGAWWGMYSPTNAAAGWDHGKAVSDVEKQVGRKFDIVHRYHDFSNTGSNGAFPDEFQQQQMREGRLMFFAWESRVFSSGTVLTWKDVYSGRYDATIDAVAGRIRAIGQPVFIGFDHEPEDEPAKGSDADFVRAWRYVHDRFADAKADNAVWVWTMMGWSGHYDRYAGLYPGDRYVDWVAWDPYNFHVCNGSTVWKSPSTTIGSFYRWLDQNGIGAGKPRMLAEFGTNMNAADPNAKRRWFEEFPAALKAHPKIKAAVYFNSAGMTKTTSTCNMMMNQNAAAVAGFTTAGRDSYLRQPTGGSR
- a CDS encoding shikimate dehydrogenase; its protein translation is MHGTAAHRAAVLGKPIAHSLSPVIHNAGYAAAGLTGWSYTRIECAAAELPALVAGLGPEWAGLSVTMPGKEAALAVAAEVSPVAAAVGAANTLVRRTDGSWYADNTDVSGMVEVLTEAGVRPGATVTVLGAGGTARAALAAAARLHAAAVTVIARRPAAVAELEPVAAALGVTMIGAPWPVGAWSEASGLAEVDVLISTVPQGAADELAGRVPWRAGTVVFDAIYDPWPTPLAAAAEAAGCRIVSGLDLLLAQAIGQFEQFTNTPAPRPAMAAALTAARSGT